One window of Eublepharis macularius isolate TG4126 chromosome 17, MPM_Emac_v1.0, whole genome shotgun sequence genomic DNA carries:
- the TNFRSF9 gene encoding tumor necrosis factor receptor superfamily member 9: MGGSAGLPLLWLLLLLLWSRRGLGASCPNDAYLGPNGKCFPCRTCEGEQEYEKKCSETENAVCKCIRCGECGIGEKRTEEGCQSCPQGTFNDQVNGECRQWTQCPSGKIMTPGTEKKDVVCMPEFKDPEPSPTAQGSDTTEGIVLTASIALITTSVLCLGFLLLFCIFFSLWARKKLSAIFMKQPLKQPAQEVEDCSCRYPEEEEGGGCNAADLKWELLEKIA, from the exons ATGGGGGGCAGCGCGGGGCTGCCTCTtctctggctgctgctgctgctgctttggagcCGGCGGGGCTTGGGGGCTTCCTGCCCGAACG ACGCCTACCTCGGGCCGAACGGGAAGTGTTTTCCTTGCCGGACCTGCGAAG GAGAACAGGAGTATGAAAAGAAGTGTTCTGAAACTGAAAATGCAGTTTGCAAATGCATTCGGTGTGGAGAATGTGGGATTGGAGAGAAGCGGACGGAGGAAG GTTGCCAAAGTTGCCCCCAAGGGACATTTAATGATCAAGTCAATGGCGAATGCCGACAATGGACACA ATGTCCCTCCGGTAAGATTATGACTCCTGGGACGGAGAAGAAAGATGTGGTTTGCATGCCCGAGTTCAAAGACCCAGAACCGTCACCTACTGCCCAAGGCTCAGACACCACTGAAGGAATAG TGCTCACCGCCAGCATCGCTCTGATTACAACCTCAGTTCTGTGCCTAGGATTCCTGTTGCTTTTCTGCATCTTCTTCAGCCTGTGGGCTCGAAAGAAGCTCTCCGCTATTTTCATGAAAC AGCCTCTCAAACAACCAGCACAGGAGGTAGAGGATTGCAGCTGCCGTTatccagaagaagaagaagggggaggcTGCAATGCTGCAGACCTGAAGTGGGAGTTGCTGGAAAAAATTGCTTAA
- the PARK7 gene encoding Parkinson disease protein 7 — translation MASKRALVILAKGAEEMETVIPTDVLRRAGIMVTVAGLAGKEPVQCSRDVVICPDKSLEDAKKEGPYDVVVLPGGNLGAQNLSESPLVKDVLKDQDARKGLIAAICAGPTALLAHGIGFGSHVTTHPLAKEKMMNGDHYKYSENRVEKDGHILTSRGPGTSFEFGLAIVETLMGKEVAAQVKAPLVLKD, via the exons ATGGCTTCTAAAAGAGCCCTGGTGATTCTCGCCAAAGGAGCAGAGGAGATGGAAACGGTTATCCCCACGGATGTCTTGAGACGGGCAGGT ATCATGGTGACGGTAGCTGGCCTGGCGGGAAAAGAGCCTGTGCAGTGTAGCCGCGATGTCGTCATTTGCCCTGATAAGAGTTTAGAAGATGCCAAAAAAGAG ggaccTTACGATGTGGTGGTCTTGCCAGGAGGGAACTTGGGAGCCCAAAACCTGTCAGAG TCCCCTCTTGTGAAGGATGTCTTGAAGGACCAGGATGCCAGAAAAGGGCTGATTGCAGCTATCTGTGCAG GTCCCACGGCTCTGCTGGCACACGGAATAGGATTTGGAAGCCATGTGACAACACATCCTCTGGCCAAAGAGAAAATGATGAATGGGG aTCACTACAAATATTCCGAGAACCGTGTGGAAAAGGATGGACATATTCTCACCAGTCGGGGGCCCGGCACCAGCTTCGAGTTTGGCCTCGCTATTGTGGAAACCTTAATGGGGAAGGAAGTGGCAGCACAGGTGAAGGCTCCTCTTGTCCTGAAGGACTAG
- the LOC129344756 gene encoding taste receptor type 1 member 1-like: MTVLISRVLTFYRLPQISYSAKDEQFTDKNLFPLLFRMVPNENHQIYGILSLIQAFDWRWVSTVGSGTKSSQKAMQTLAAEASARNICISYQGVMMANDEILKLQLQQIVRNVVKAKTNISIVYGEEDVVYKFFKTVIELNVTGKVWIAPETWVLSDLVASIPDIGATGTVLGLTIKPIKLPQFTRFVERTIHCSTLSNRSCQFLLEAEKLGETESCSQSSDEHHSLPQESLADILKSSTWHWSFYTYAAVYALAQALHLRLECDDIEACRADEEFEPWQLSEMLYQVNFLLQNNTIKFSSQQDLFLGYDVLTWTWANGKFDPKTIGNFSSKNLNIASSEIRWATPDGQVPQSTCITMCDEGQIWSKQTLDECACRCEDCLEGTYPNHTNLDACIPCPSGTWAPRKSSQCFAPAVTFLDMKDTIISALVILTIVDFFLLCSCLLVFAGHWQTPVVKAAGGKLAFVMLGSLVSCCTTTSLFIGRPTSFTCLIRQPIFAISFTLCVSCLLVRSFQIIFIFKMACKFPMIHKYWIRYRGTYFFVTLSSGVQGLLCFLWLFFSPPSLHADVINKKEIFLRCSEGHFLGLGFVLTYITLLCGACFVFAFWGRNLPKNYSEARLQTVSMLVFLMAWGSFMLIYTTTEGKGKQISALQMFTVQTSVYAVLCTFFLPKCYVILFKPQTNTVAHFQTCIQAYTTTTRHSAK, from the exons ATCAGCTACAGTGCCAAAGATGAACAATTTACCGACAAGAACCTTTTCCCTCTACTGTTCCGCATGGTGCCCAACGAGAACCACCAGATCTACGGGATCCTTTCCCTGATACAAGCCTTTGATTGGCGGTGGGTTTCCACTGTGGGCAGTGGCACAAAATCCAGCCAGAAAGCCATGCAGACATTGGCTGCTGAGGCCTCAGCCAGGAACATTTGTATTTCCTACCAGGGAGTAATGATGGCGAACGATGAGATTTTAAAGCTTCAACTCCAGCAGATTGTAAGGAATGTTGTGAAAGCAAAAACCAACATCAGCATCGTTTATGGGGAAGAGGACGTGGTATATAAATTCTTCAAAACAGTCATTGAGCTGAATGTGACTGGCAAAGTCTGGATTGCTCCCGAGACTTGGGTCTTATCCGACTTGGTTGCCTCGATACCAGACATTGGGGCAACCGGCACTGTCCTTGGTCTCACCATCAAGCCTATTAAGTTACCCCAGTTCACACGCTTCGTCGAGAGAACCATACACTGCAGCACGTTGAGTAACAGGAGCTGCCAGTTTTTGCTTGAGGCTGAAAAGCTGGGCGAAACAGAAAGTTGCAGCCAATCAAGCGATGAGCATCACTCACTACCCCAGGAATCTCTAGCTGACATTTTAAAGTCTTCCACTTGGCACTGGTCATTCTATACCTATGCTGCAGTGTATGCTCTAGCACAGGCTCTTCATCTGCGCCTTGAGTGTGATGATATAGAAGCATGTCGAGCAGATGAGGAGTTTGAACCTTGGCAG ctttctgaAATGTTGTACCAGGTGAACTTCCTTTTGCAGAACAACACCATCAAATTCAGCTCCCAACAAGATCTTTTCCTTGGCTATGATGTGCTTACCTGGACTTGGGCAAACGGCAAATTTGATCCAAAAACGATCGGCAACTTTAGCTCTAAAAACTTGAACATAGCTAGCAGTGAAATTAGATGGGCAACGCCAGATGGCCAG GTTCCACAGTCAACTTGCATCACGATGTGCGATGAAGGCCAGATCTGGAGCAAGCAAACTTTGGACGAATGCGCATGTCGCTGCGAGGACTGTCTGGAGGGGACCTATCCAAATCACACAA ATTTGGATGCCTGCATTCCTTGCCCATCGGGCACATGGGCACCAAGGAAAAGCAGCCAGTGCTTTGCCCCCGCCGTTACTTTTCTTGACATGAAGGACACCATCATCTCTGCCTTGGTGATTCTGACCATCgtcgatttcttcctcctctgcagCTGCCTGCTGGTCTTTGCTGGCCACTGGCAAACCCCCGTGGTGAAAGCGGCAGGAGGAAAGCTGGCTTTCGTCATGCTGGGCTCGCTGGTCTCTTGCTGCACCACCACCAGCCTCTTCATTGGGAGGCCCACCTCGTTCACCTGCCTGATCCGGCAGCCCATCTTCGCCATCAGCTTCACCTTGTGCGTGTCCTGCCTCCTGGTCCGCTCCTTTCAGATCATCTTTATCTTCAAAATGGCTTGCAAGTTCCCTATGATCCACAAGTATTGGATCAGGTACAGGGGGACCTACTTCTTTGTCACCCTCAGCAGCGGAGTGCAGGGTTTGCTCTGCTTCCTCTGGCTCTTTTTTTCCCCACCCTCTTTGCATGCAGATGTGATCAACAAGAAGGAAATCTTTCTCCGGTGCTCCGAGGGCCATTTCCTCGGGCTGGGCTTCGTGCTGACCTACATTACACTGCTGTGCGGGGCCTGCTTTGTGTTTGCCTTTTGGGGGCGGAACTTGCCCAAGAACTACAGTGAAGCCCGCCTCCAGACAGTCAGCATGTTGGTGTTTCTCATGGCGTGGGGATCCTTTATGCTCATCTACACCACCACggaagggaaagggaagcagATCTCCGCTCTGCAGATGTTCACCGTCCAGACCAGCGTCTACGCTGTCTTGTGCACCTTCTTCCTTCCGAAATGCTACGTCATCCTCTTCAAGCCGCAGACTAACACTGTCGCTCACTTCCAGACCTGCATCCAGGCCTATACAACCACCACCCGCCACTCTGCCAAGTAA